The genomic stretch GTACGACATGGTGTTCGAAATGGACGACATCAACGGCGAGTTCGGCCAGGTCGACGTGGTGCTGGTGCTCGGCGCGAACGACGTCGTGAATCCGGCGGCGAAGAACGATCCGAAGTCGCCGATTGCCGGCATGCCGATCATCGAGGCGTACAAGGCGCGTACCGTGATCGTCAATAAACGTTCGATGGCAGCGGGTTACGCCGGCCTCGACAACGACCTGTTCTACATGGACAAGACGATGATGGTGTTCGGCGATGCGAAGAAGGTGATCGAGGATATGGTGAAGTCAACGTAACATGAGCACAGATGGTCCTAGTGAAAATGGGGTCGGCATATCGATTAGAGTTGTCAGAGCAAAACGAACGGATGACCCGCGATAAGCAAGCTGAAGAGTCGCAGCGAAGCAGGCTGCAACAAGGCCGAAGTAGAGCTGCAGCCCATCGTGTTCGTCGATACCTCGAGAACGTGGCGCCAAGGGGGCGTTCATGTAGGCAAATTTGGAAGCGAGAAACAATAGGTGAAAAGCTCGCCGGGGAATTCACGAAGAATGTCATGGCCGTTCTTGATTTCGCGCCACGCTTGTCGTCAGACGCGAGCAAAATTGCCTTCCGGCTGTCCGAAAAGACGGACTTTGCTGAGTGTGCTATTACACGTGAGGCACTTGAGGCGCATTTCTGGCTGCCGCCAGGCGCCGACGAAGTCCGTACGCTCAGAACGTTTGCAGATGGCTGCGAACGCATTATGGCTGTCGCGGAAAGAAAAAGGCGGGGACGCCCCGGTCACCCGTCCGGCTGATCATTGCTGACTTCCTCGCCAAGCGCTAGGCCGCCGGTAGACGACGGTTGGGCCGCAAACTGCCGATTGCTCGTGCATCGGAGCTCGAGTTCGCGAAGGACTGGCACCACAGCAAGAAAAGCACGACCGTTCAAATGTTGCTTCTTGGCACCTATGGTGTGGTGTTGCGTTGGTTTGGTTTTTCAGGTTTTGTTATATTTCAACGGGTAAGGCGGCCGAGTTATCCACAGGCTATTCCCTTTTTAGGAGTTGCCTGTTGCGCGCAGGCGGCCCCCATATTTGTTGCGTTTCTCGTGGCGGAGCGACGCAACAGGATTTCGCCTGACATCGCTCACTTGCCGCCCAGGTGTTGCACGCCCGGCTTTACGCCGGCTGGCCGATTTGCGTCTTGGGGTTCACGCCGAGGCGCCACAGCACGTCGATGTTTTTGAGATAGACGGCGACGTCTGCGCGTGATGTATGGATGATCGAATGTTCCTGACCTTCCGCGGTATCGATCTGCGCGGTCCACGGGTCCTCCAGGCACTGGCAGATGTCGTTGATCTCGTCGCGATACTGTTCCAGTCTGTCCGCTTCCCAGTTCCGCGCAACGTCGGGTTCCAGCAGAACAGTCAGTACACCTTTTCTTTCCCCGATATACCGTACAGGGGGAAGCAGACCACTGATGTACATAACCATTATCGCGTCGATCACGCGGTCGTCGTGATCTTCATCCCAGACGACGGCGAAATCGAGAAACGCACACCGGTCGATCCGGTTCAGCAACTCGTCGTGCCACACCGGCGCGCGAAGCACCGAGTAATGGGTGCCACGGCCGAGCTTGCCCACCGGGTGGGTTTCGTCGTACAGGGTCTGGAAGAAGTGGCAATAGGACATCTGATGCTCCTTTCGGGAGGGAGGCAGCGTTCGGTTCGCTGTGAACCCGCGCTGTTTCGTAGCCTGGAGGATTCGGTAAGCACTATCGGTTGACCTTTTTCCCACCTTGCTGTGCCGGCATGGCCGAGACCGGTGCCGTCGGTATCGCGCCGCATTCTGCAAGCCTGTCACGGGCATCCCGGTGATGCGCATAGAACGTCGCCCACTTGCTGAAGCCGCCGAGTTCGCCGACGGCGCGCAGCATGGCAAGGTGCGAAGCGGTCAACAGTTGCACTGTGGCTTCAAGTTCGGCAATCCGGGCATCCTTGTCGGCAAGCGATGCCGCGGTATCTGCTCCGGACCGCTTGGAAACAAGTCCGCGCCAGCGTCGGTAGTCGGCCTGCCGCTGCTGATATTCAGCAAGCAGTCTGCTGCGCGACTCGCTGCGGGTGATCGACGATGCTGCCTTGATGGACGGATGTAGTCGTGCAACGGCGCGCGCGGTGATGTCTTCGTCATCAGCCAGCAGTGTTTCCAGAATCTTGCGCATCTGGTCGTCGACGCTGGATGGTGCGGTCTCGTTCGGTTCAGTCATCAAGTACTCCGCGTTGCCGGGGCAGTGACAGGTCAACGCCGTCAGGATAGGGATGTTCACCAGGCGGCGTCGCGAGGAGCTTCTGTACGCCGGCCAGCCGCTTTTCGGCATGATCGAGCTGGTTTCTCCAGCCAACGCTCGTTGAAGGACGGGCCCTGATCGTCTCTAGTGCCCGCGCGAACTTGCCCTCGAGCCGGATCAGATTCTGCCGGTGCTCCGGCAGGTCGGTCGCCGAGAGATGGCGGCAGTCGGCGAAGCACTCGAGATGCCTCGGGCAAGGGTCGACAGTGAACGAGTTCAGACAGTGCCCGTAGGGGGTGGCGTGGAAGCCGTCCGCTTCCGCACGCAGGTAGTCGTACGCAGCGGCGTCGCCCTCGGTGGCCTGGATGTGCATGAACGCGTCAACGATCGGTCCGCTGGCCTTGCCGCCCTTGATGAGTCTGGCAACCGTGCTGGCTTTCTCGCCGAGCATGATCTCGACGTCCTCCGGAATCTCAATCTGCTCGAGATCCTCAGCAAGGCTACGGTGATCGTATTCATAGCTCTGGGCAACACTGCGCCGGTTGAACCGCTTCGAGATGATCGTGTCGGCCACGCCGAGCCGGAACAGCTCGGTGTTTTGCAGATGGCGCAACATGTGCGCCTCAATCTTCATGACGCGGTCTTCATCCGTTTCACCATACTTAGCGAACA from Paraburkholderia sp. IMGN_8 encodes the following:
- a CDS encoding DUF1488 family protein, producing MAVLDFAPRLSSDASKIAFRLSEKTDFAECAITREALEAHFWLPPGADEVRTLRTFADGCERIMAVAERKRRGRPGHPSG